CCGGCGACTTCACCGCGCATATGAAGCGGGCGATGGAAATCGCCAACTGGAAGGAATTTCCCAAGCGCGCCAAGGCCGCGAAGAAGCAGGGTCTGGTGCGCGGCATCGGACTGGGCACCTATGTCGAGGTCTGCGGCACCATGGGCGAGGAGACCGCCAATGTGGCGCTCGATCCCGATGGCGGCGTCACCATCCTGATCGGCACGCAATCGAGCGGGCAGGGCCACCAGACCGCCTATGCGCAGATCGTCGCCGAGCAGTTCGGACTCTCGCCGGATCGCGTTCGCACCTTGCAGGGCGATACCGACAAGATCGCCACCGGTCTGGGCACCGGCGGTTCGGCGTCGATTCCGACCGGCGGCGTCAGCGTCGAGCGCGCCACCCGCACGCTGGGTGCGAATTTGCGCGAGATCGCCGCCGAGGCGCTGGAAACCAGCGCCGGCGACCTCGAGATCAGCGGCGGCATCGTGCGGATCGCCGGCACCGACCGTTCGATCACCTTCGCCGATCTCGCCAGGCGGCCGGGCGTCGACCCGTCGAAGCTGAAGGCCAGCGCCACCTTCACCAGCGCCGATGGCACCTTCCCCAACGGCACTCACCTTGCCGAAGTGGAGATCGACCCTGCCACCGGCATCATCAGGATCGTCAACTACGTGATCGTCGACGACTTCGGGGTGACACTGAATCCGCTGCTGCTCGCCGGTCAGGTTCACGGCGGCGCAATGCAGGGGATCGGCCAGGCCCTGATGGAACACGCGGTCTATGATCCCAAGAGCGGCCAGCTCGTGACCGGCACGCTGATGGACTACGCGCTGCCGCGCGCCACCGATGGTCCGTCATTCGTGTTCGAGACCCGCAACGTCCCCTGCAAGACCAATCCTTTGGGAGTGAAGGGCGCGGGCGAGGCGGGCGCGATCGGCTCCTGCCCGGCGGTCGTCAATGCGATCATCGACGGGCTGTGGCGCGAATACAAGATCGACCACATCGACATGCCGGCCACCCCCGAGCGGGTCTGGATCGCGATCCGCGAGCATCAGCGCCGGCATAGTCTCTGACATTTTGTCGCGTCGCGGGAATGAAAATCCGGGCGCGGGGTTGGGCCATAGTCAGCGCAGTTCGCCGACGGCGGACTGGCGCGCTCAAAGCAGGGGGATTCGACTGATGATGATGCGAACTGTCGTGGTGGTGGTGGGAACGTTGTTGCTCGGAGTTGGCGCTGTCACGGCGCAACAGGACCTGGTCACCAAAGCCCAGAACGTCATGAAGGCCAACGGAAAGAACTTGGGCGGCGTTTTGGGCCCCATGTTCAAGGGCGAAAAGCCCTACGATCAGGCCGCGGTCGATGCCGCTCTCGCGCAGCTCGACGACACCGCCAAGAAGCTTCCGACCATGTTCCCCGCCAGCATCAAGGGTCTGAAGCCGGAGGGCGATTACAGCTCCTCGCCCAAGATCTGGGAAGACAAGGCCGGCTTCGACGCCAGGATCGCCAGCTTCGCCAAGGTGGTGAGCGAGGCCAAGGCCAAGATCAAGGATCTCGACTCGCTGAAAGCGAATTTCCCCGGCATCGGCAAGGAATGCGGCGGCTGCCACGAGACCTTCCGCCTCAAGAACGGCTAAAGCGTGATGGCATTAGGTTCGATAGCCTGAATTTTTGAGGTAGTTGGCGCATTCTTGGGGTGTGAAGGCGTTGAGCAACTGACTGATTACGGCGCAGACCGCATCGACGGTTCGCGCGGCGGCCTTTCGGAGCAGATGTTTGAGCTTGGCAAAGACCTGTTCGATCGGGTTCAGGTCGGGTGAGTATTTGGGCAGAAAGAACAGCTTGGCACCGGCAGAACGGATGAGCTGACGCACGCTCTTGCTTTTGTGGCTGCCGAGATTGTCCATGACGACGATGTCGCCGGGCCGCAGGGTCGGCAGGAGAGCCTTTTCGACATAGGTCCGAAAGCTCTCGCCATCGATCGGTCCCTCGATGAACCATGGCGCATCGATCCGGTCATGGCGCAGGGCCGCCAGGAAGGTCATGGTCTTCCAGCGCCCGTGGGGAACCTTGGCGGGCAGTCTGCGCCCGCGCAGTGCCCATCCCCGCAAGGGAGCCATATCGGTCCGGGTCCAGGTCTCGTCGATGAAGACCAGCCGCTCAGCTTCGACGCGACCTTGATACTTTGTCCACTGGGACCGCCGCCGCGCCACGTCGGGACGATCGCGCTCGCCAGCCACCACGCTTTTTTTTGAAGCTGAGCTTCTCGGCATGCACGAAGTCCCACACCGAGTGGTAGTCGACCTTCAGGCCGCGTCCGGCGAGTTCGGCAACGAGCCCGCGTATGGTGAAATCGCTGTCCCTGAGCCGCTGCGACAGCCAGACCGCGTGGTCTCCCGAAATTGCTTTCGGCTTGTGGCCACCCATCTGGCCAGGCTCAACGCTGCCGGTCTCCTCGACCCGCTGCATCCAGCCGATGGCCGTGCTGATCGCGACCCCAAACCGCTTGGCGGCCTGATTGCGGGACATCCCTCCCTCAATTGCCGTCACGACACGCTTGCGCAAATCCAGAGAGTAAGGCTTGCCCATACATGCTGGCCTCCTAACCCAGCCTGCATGGTGAATCAGAAACACGCTGATTTGGGAATCCCAAATCGATTCAACCTAACCCCATCCCGCTTTAGTCCGGGCTTGAGCGAACAAAGGGCGGACGCTTGCGGCGTCCACCCTTCTTCGTACTCTCGCGTACGAAATTTACTTGGTCACCGCGGGTGCGAAGACTTACTTCGTCACCTGACCGCGGATTTCGCCGGCCGGATTGGCTGCGGTGTGGATGTTGATGTAGTATTTGCCGGCCATCAGGTCGGCGGCCTGGGCGTCGGTCAACGTGGCGCTGCCTTCGACCGGGCTCGCGGCGGCATTGGGGATCGCCAGTGCGACGCCGCCGTTGGCGCCGGCTGCGGCGGGGCCGTGGAAATGCGCGGCAGTCGCCGGCCCGGAAAGCCCCGAATAGGTCAGCTTCCAGCTCAGCTTCTTGGTGGCGGCGTCGTAGTCGAGGTCGGCGGTGCCTTTTCCGGCAGAGGTGGTGGCGGGGACCTCGGCTTTTCCGTCGAGGGTCGCTTTCAGCTTCTCGGCAAAGGCGGGTCCGGCAATGGCGACGGCTGCGCCCAGAGCAAGGGTGGCAAGCATGGTCCTGGTCTTAGACATGGTTTTCTCCCTGTTGACGCGAGGCGGTAGTGCCAGTTTCAACCGCGGGATTCCGGTATTATTCCCGCAGGCTTGCTCCAACGCCCTAAATTTTCCGGCAGCTTATGGCCGCAATACCGGCCATACTAGCCAACAGATTCAGGCGGTTGATGACGGATCGGTGAATGCTGCGGCGAATTTTCCCAACTGTTATTTTCCCAAGTCTTATCTTCTCAAGTCCTGTTTTCCTTGGCCTTGTCGTCACCGCCGTCATTGGCTGCGCGATGTTCTGGTGGCTGACGATCCCGGCGGTCGTCGCTTCGAATGTGTTGCCCGCTTACACGCCGAATTCGGCCAACGGCCTCACAACGTTCAACGCCGGCGGATGTTCCTCCTGCCACGCCGTGCCCGGCCAGCCCGATCGCCTGAAACTCGGCGGCGGCCTTGCCATCCCGTCGCCGTTCGGGACGTTCCGCGTGCCCAACATCTCGCCCGACCCTGCCGACGGCATCGGGCGATGGACCGAGGCGGAATTTGTCACGGCCATGCTCGAGGGTACTTCGCCCGCGGGCAGGCATTACTTTCCGGCGTTTCCTTATGCGTCTTACAGGCACGCGAAGGTCGAAGATGTCCGCGATCTCTTTGCCTACCTGAAGACGCTGGCGCCGGTGTCCGGCAAGGCGCCCGATCATGATGTGCCGTTTCCATTCAATGTCAGGCGCAATGTCGGGATCTGGAAATTTCTGTTCATGGACGGCAAGCCGTTCGCGCCGGATCCGGCGCGTTCGGCGCAATGGAATCGCGGTGCCTATCTGGTGAACGGCCTCGGCCATTGCGCGGAGTGTCACAGCCCGCGCAATTTTCTCGGCGGCATCGTCGCGGCGCAGCGCCTCGCGGGCGGACCGAATCCCGAAGGCGAGGGCTGGGTGCCAAACATCACGCAAAAGCGGCTTGGCGAGTGGGGCGCGAAGGACTTCGCCTATTTCCTCGAGACCGGGCAGACGCCCGAAGGCGACACCGCCGGCGGATCGATGGCGCGCGTGATCAGGAACACCTCGCAACTCAAGCCTGAGGATCGCGCGGCGATGGCCGAATACCTGAAGTCGCTGCCGCCGGTGGAGGGACCGCCGCGGCCGAAGAAGGCGACGAAATCCCAGAGCCCCGATTCTGGCTGAACCAGAATCGGGGTTCTCGGCCGCATCGCTAGAACGTATTCACCAAGCCGGCCTTGGCGAGCGCCGCCTTGCGCGCGCTCATCCACTCCTCGGCGAATTTTGCCGGATCGGCCGACGGGCTGCCCTTGTTGAAGTCCGTCCACGCCGCGGCCAAAATCTCCTGCCGCTTGAACAGCGCGTTGTTGTGCTTCTCCTGGTCGTCGCTCCAGGCACCGGCTTCCTTCAGCGCCTTGACGGCGCCCTTGTGCACCGGCACCGCCCAGTTCTTGGTCTGCCCCTTCACCGCAAGCCCGCTGGCGCCCGGCGCGCCGTCCTTGTATCCGTCATAGCCTTCGATCAGCGCCTTGGTCAGCATGTAGACCTCGTTCTCGGCCTGGCTGCCGTAGACCGTGTAGATCGGATACGGATAGGTGCCGATCTCGATCGGCTTGTCCTTGGAAAATTCGCTGCCGGCGCCGCAGGTGGCTTTGTGCTCGGTGAAGAACGGCCCGACCTTGCGCACGCGATCCCAGCCCGCCTTGTCGGAGTGCGGCAGGGGAGGCCAGACGATACCGCGCGGCGAGGTTTGCAGCTCCTTGGCGGGCCCGGCGATGGTCGAACCGAACATCGCATCGACGTCGTTGTTGTTGGCGCCTTTCCACATCGCGTTGTTGCTGGCGAATTCGACGATCTTGACATCCTTGGCCGTCAGACCGGCAAACGCCAGCATCGCCAGTGCATTCTGGTTGAGCGCGGGCGAGCCGACGACGAAGCCGACGCGCTTGCCCTTCAGCTCCGCCAGAGTCTTCACCCCGACGTCGCCGGCGACCGCCAGCGAAAGGCCGTTGCAGTCGACTGAACTCAGGGTGATCTGGACCGCCTGCGGTCCCCATTCCCGCGTCGCGAATTCGAAAACGCCTTCCTGCGAGAAATAGACGCCGGCGCCCATCGCCGAGATGACCGCGCGGTTGAGGCGCAGAGGCTGCAGGCGGGCGACGTCGTTGCCGGCGGGCAGGACGCGTGCGTCCGTGCCGTACTTGTCCTTGAACATCTTGCCGATCGCGACGGTGATGTTGAATCCGGACGTGCCGGTGTCATAGGCCGTCATCGTCACGCTTGGCGGCAATTTCACCTGCGCGACCGCAGTCGATGTCGCAACCGCAGTTCCGGCCAGTGCAATGGCCGCAAGCCTGATTATCGGATTGATCATTCCATTCCTCCCTTTGCGGCTGACGTTGCAGCCTTGAGACGCTTTGTCGCCGATGCTTCCTCGCCCGCAAGGGACGCCGGCTGCCACAGGCTCGTGTAGTGGAATGAATGCTCGCGGATTTCCGGCCTTCCCGCAAGGCGGAAGCGAAGCGGGGGATATTGATCCGCGCCGAGAAGTACCCCGCAACATCGCGGTGCCGGCGTCAGCGGCGTCCTAGCCTGGGCCGAACGCCTTGAAGGTGATGATGGTATGGGTGTCCTGGATGCCGGGAATGACCTGCACCTTCTCGTTGACGAAATGGCCGATGTCGGTGTCGTTATCGACGTAGAACTTGACCAGCAGGTCATAATCGCCGGCGGTGGAATATATCTCCGAGGCGATCTCGGCCTCGGCGAGCGCATTGGCGACGGCATAGGATTGGCCGAGCTTGCATTTGAACTGTACGAAAAAGGGAACCATCGCTGTCGTCTCCGAAAGGCGTCTCGTTGGGGCCAATATAGCGTTTTCAAGCGAAGTGGATACCGGTTCGCGTCAAGAAAACACAGCTGCTGGAAAGAGCCAAATTCAAGGGCTCATAGCAAGCGAACTTGCTGGTCGTGGCACGTCGGGTTAGGACAATCGATGCCCATGCCGGATTGCCTGAAATTCCCGCGAGCCGAACCATGACGATCCCGATTGCGCTTACCATCGCCGGCTCGGATTCCTCAGGCGGCGCCGGTATCCAGGCCGACCTGAAGAGCTTTGCCGCGCTCGGCGTCTACGGCGCCTCCGTCATCACCGCCCTGACCGCGCAGAACACGCGCGGGGTGACCGGTATTCATCAGGTGCCGGCCGATTTCGTCAGCGCGCAGATCGACGCGGTATTTGGCGATCTCGAGGTCAGGGCCGTCAAGATCGGGATGGTGGCGGAGCTTGCGGTCATCGACGCCATCGCCACGGGGCTGAAGAAGTGGTCGCCGCAACACATCGTGCTCGATCCCGTAATGGTCGCGACCTCGGGCGACCGCCTGCTGGCCGCGGACGCGGTCGAAGGCTTGCGGACCAAACTTATTCCGCTGGCCTCGCTGATCACGCCCAATTTGCCGGAAGCCGCCGCGCTCTTGAACGAGCCGCTCGCCGCCGGCGAGGCCGTGATCGAGAGCCAAGGCCAACGGCTGTTGGCGATGGGCTGTCCCGCGGTGCTGATCAAGGGCGGCCACGGGCAGGGCGCCGAGAGCATCGATTATCTCGTCAGGGATAGCGGTGTCATCGCGCTCGCGGCGCCGCGCATCACCACCGGCAACACCCACGGCACCGGATGCTCGCTGTCCTCCGCCATCGCGGCCGGCCTTGCGAAAGGCGAAGACCTGGAAACCGCGGTGCGCCACGCCAAGGCCTGGGTCAGCGCCGCAATCGCCGCCGCCGACCGGCTCGGCGTAGGCCACGGCCACGGCCCGATCCATCATTTTCACCGGTTTTATTAGACTCTCGTCCTGCGTGTCGTCCCCGAACGCGGGATTGCGGTGACAGCACTGTCACCGTAATGCTGTCACCGTAATGCTGTCACCGTAATGCGGGCGCCATGCGCCGCGAGATCGCGAAGCTGTTTGAACGTCATTGCCTGCGACAAACGCGAAGCGTTTGCGCAAGGGAGCGAAGCGACGAAGCAATCCAGCTTCATTCCTGCTGCGACAATGGATTGCTTCGCGGAGCCTGTCATCGGGCGCGCGTTCGCGCGACCCGTTGGCTCGCAATGACGGTTCCGAAGCCGCGCCACACCCACAACTGTCATCACCCGCGAAAGCGGGTGATCCAGTATGTGCGCCCGGCATGGGCATTGACTTGGAGGTGAAAGTCCTCCCGTGAGCTGGTCACAGCGAGCGAAGGGAAACGCAGAGCGTCGGGCCGTGAGGACGGCGTGAAGGAAGCGTGGAACGAAGCTGCGGGCCGACGAACAGGAACCGGATAGAAGGCGGAGCCGAGCAGGGCGAGCGGGCATACGGCCGCGAAGCTCTCGTGACCAAGGCGAGGCGACGTAGATCCGGCGGTCGTGCAGCGAAGGCCGATGTTCTTACCCGGGGAGATCTCGCCTTGTGCCTGAAAGGGCGACGATGGCCGAAAGGCCGGCGGAGCGAGAAGTCAGCAGAGGCCATAGTAGTTCTGCCGAAGCCTTGGCGACGGCATGACGAAGGGCCAAACGATGGGAAGGGCGAGACGCCCATGGGCCTCGGGGGAATTATGCCACGGAAGTCGGATGAAGATCCGAGCGCTCGAACGGCCAATGCGGTGAAGCCGCAGGGGTCGGACGGACGTGTGGAAGCGCCCCTGACTGGCAGTGGAAACGAGTGCCTGGGAAGTAACGACCTGATGGAGCGGGTGTGCGAACGCCCAAACCTTCAGGCCGCATTGAAGCGCGTTCGACAGAACGCGGGAAGTTGCGGCATCGACGGGATGACGGTCGAAGAGCTGCCCGGCTATCTGCGCGTGCACTGGCCGCGTTTGCGCGAGGAACTGCTCGCCGGACGCTACCAGCCGCAGCCGGTGAGACGGGTGGCGATTCCCAAGCCCGGCGGGGGCGAGCGTGAGCTCGGCATCCCGACGGCGCTCGACCGGTTCATCCAGCAGGCCCTGCTGGGTGTCCTGCAACCGCTGTTCGACCCGACCTTCTCGGATGCGAGCTACGGCTTCCGGCCCGGACGGAGTGCGCACGACGCGATACGTCGCGCGCAAGCCTACGTGCAGGAAGGTCGGAGCTTTGTCGTGGACATCGACCTGGAGAAGTTCTTCGACCGGGTCAACCACGACCTCCTGATGGGGAGGTTGACCAGACGGATCGCGGACCGTCGGGTGCTGCGGCTGATCCGCCGCTACCTCAACGCGGGCGTGCTCGCCGACGGGGTGGTGATCGGGCGGGAGGAAGGCACGCCGCAAGGCGGCCCACTCTCGCCGCTGTTGGCCAACGTGCTGTTGGACGAAATCGACAAGGAGCTGGAGCGAAGGGGCCATACCTTCGTCCGCTACGCCGACGATCTGAACGTCTATGTTCGGACGCAGCGTTCGGGCGAGCGGGTGATGGCCTCGCTGCGCAAGCAGTTCGGAAAGCTGAAGCTCCGCGTCAACGAGGCCAAGAGCAAGGTGAGGCGTGCCACGGCATCGAAGTTCCTCGGCTTCTCCTTCTGGACAGGCAGAGGGCGGACGATCCGGCGGCGCGTCGCTCCACCGGCCATCAAGCGCATGAAGGAGCGTGTGCGGGAACTGACCCGGCGCAGTGCCGGACGAAGCCTCGCGCAGACGTGCAAATCGCTTGGGGTGTATCTGACCGGGTGGAAAGGCTACTTCCGCCTCGCAGAGACACCTGGGGTGTTTGCCGACATCGATGCCTGGGTCCGTCATCGCCTGCGGGCGGTGCAGCTCAAGCACTGGAAACGGGGTCGGGTTATCTACCGCGAGATGATCGCACGGGGGGCATACCCGGCCGCGGCCAGACGAGCAGCCGCCAACAGCAGACGCTGGTGGCGCAACTCGGCGATCGCGCTCAACACGGTGCTGCCGAATGACCTCTTCAAACGATTGGGAGTCCCAAAACTTGCCAGTTGACCTCAACCCGTCGAACCGCCCGGTGCGGACCCGCATGCCGGGTGGTGTGGCAGGGGACGCGGAGACAAACCTCCACGCCCCTATGCCGATTCCAGAGACGTCAGTGATTGAACCGATAAGCCGCGGCGTACTGGTTCCCCCGCATGCGCGCATAGGCGTTAAAATAGACTTGTGGCGTGGAATCGCGTGTGATTCATCAATTGGATGATGCACGAATCGCTTGTGAACGAAGATTGGCAGAGCATTGTTGCCCGGCTTGGCGGGGCGAAGGCGCTTAATGAGAGCGCGCGCGAGACGAAGGCTTTTCTGCGCCCGCGCGAGATCAAGGATGCGGTTGATCTGCTACGCATGATCTTGGCGTATTGCCTGGGAGAACGAGGCTTGCGCCTGACCGCGGCGTGGGCTGCGTCAGTTGGATTGGTCGACATCTCCGGCGTTGGCTTGCTGTACCGGCTCCGTCAGTGCGGCGATTGGCTCGAGCTGCTGATCGGCAAGGTGCTGAGTAGCGCCGCACCGAAGGCGAGCCGAGGTCGACTAATCCGCATCGTTGATGCGACCACGGTGCCGAAAGCCGGAGCGGCGGCCAAGAAGAATAGCCAGTTGTGGCGCATTCACAGCGCCTTCGATCTTCCGCATGAGCGCTTTGGCCACTTCGAGCTCACCGATCAGAAGGAAGGCGAGAGGCTCGACCGCATCCCTGTCGTCAAGGGCGAGATACGCATCGCCGATCGTGCCTACCTTCAGCCTGAACGAATGGCCACTGTTCTCGGTCGTGGGGCCGATGTCCTGATCCGGGCCGGATGGAAGAGTGCGCGCTGGCTCGACGCCAAGGGTAATCTGTTTGATCTCATCGCCGCTTTGCGCAAGGCTTCAGCGCGCGGGCTGATCGATCAGCCGATTTGGGTTGGACGCAAAGGCGGTGCTGCGCTCGCCTTGCGGCTGGTCGCCATCAAGAAGCCGCCGGAAGCAGCCGCCGAGGCGCGCCGCAAGGCTCACCGGGATGCTCAGCGAGAGGGCTATCAACTATCGAAGCAAGCCCTTG
The genomic region above belongs to Bradyrhizobium sediminis and contains:
- a CDS encoding c-type cytochrome encodes the protein MFWWLTIPAVVASNVLPAYTPNSANGLTTFNAGGCSSCHAVPGQPDRLKLGGGLAIPSPFGTFRVPNISPDPADGIGRWTEAEFVTAMLEGTSPAGRHYFPAFPYASYRHAKVEDVRDLFAYLKTLAPVSGKAPDHDVPFPFNVRRNVGIWKFLFMDGKPFAPDPARSAQWNRGAYLVNGLGHCAECHSPRNFLGGIVAAQRLAGGPNPEGEGWVPNITQKRLGEWGAKDFAYFLETGQTPEGDTAGGSMARVIRNTSQLKPEDRAAMAEYLKSLPPVEGPPRPKKATKSQSPDSG
- a CDS encoding c-type cytochrome; protein product: MRTVVVVVGTLLLGVGAVTAQQDLVTKAQNVMKANGKNLGGVLGPMFKGEKPYDQAAVDAALAQLDDTAKKLPTMFPASIKGLKPEGDYSSSPKIWEDKAGFDARIASFAKVVSEAKAKIKDLDSLKANFPGIGKECGGCHETFRLKNG
- a CDS encoding transposase; translated protein: MMHESLVNEDWQSIVARLGGAKALNESARETKAFLRPREIKDAVDLLRMILAYCLGERGLRLTAAWAASVGLVDISGVGLLYRLRQCGDWLELLIGKVLSSAAPKASRGRLIRIVDATTVPKAGAAAKKNSQLWRIHSAFDLPHERFGHFELTDQKEGERLDRIPVVKGEIRIADRAYLQPERMATVLGRGADVLIRAGWKSARWLDAKGNLFDLIAALRKASARGLIDQPIWVGRKGGAALALRLVAIKKPPEAAAEARRKAHRDAQREGYQLSKQALAAADWVILITSLSPDDFTTDDILALYRLRWRIELGFKRLKSLVGLKSPPGINARSARPYILAHLLVILLLEPLVERIEDSPRLAEAA
- a CDS encoding TAXI family TRAP transporter solute-binding subunit, with translation MINPIIRLAAIALAGTAVATSTAVAQVKLPPSVTMTAYDTGTSGFNITVAIGKMFKDKYGTDARVLPAGNDVARLQPLRLNRAVISAMGAGVYFSQEGVFEFATREWGPQAVQITLSSVDCNGLSLAVAGDVGVKTLAELKGKRVGFVVGSPALNQNALAMLAFAGLTAKDVKIVEFASNNAMWKGANNNDVDAMFGSTIAGPAKELQTSPRGIVWPPLPHSDKAGWDRVRKVGPFFTEHKATCGAGSEFSKDKPIEIGTYPYPIYTVYGSQAENEVYMLTKALIEGYDGYKDGAPGASGLAVKGQTKNWAVPVHKGAVKALKEAGAWSDDQEKHNNALFKRQEILAAAWTDFNKGSPSADPAKFAEEWMSARKAALAKAGLVNTF
- the ltrA gene encoding group II intron reverse transcriptase/maturase; its protein translation is MGLGGIMPRKSDEDPSARTANAVKPQGSDGRVEAPLTGSGNECLGSNDLMERVCERPNLQAALKRVRQNAGSCGIDGMTVEELPGYLRVHWPRLREELLAGRYQPQPVRRVAIPKPGGGERELGIPTALDRFIQQALLGVLQPLFDPTFSDASYGFRPGRSAHDAIRRAQAYVQEGRSFVVDIDLEKFFDRVNHDLLMGRLTRRIADRRVLRLIRRYLNAGVLADGVVIGREEGTPQGGPLSPLLANVLLDEIDKELERRGHTFVRYADDLNVYVRTQRSGERVMASLRKQFGKLKLRVNEAKSKVRRATASKFLGFSFWTGRGRTIRRRVAPPAIKRMKERVRELTRRSAGRSLAQTCKSLGVYLTGWKGYFRLAETPGVFADIDAWVRHRLRAVQLKHWKRGRVIYREMIARGAYPAAARRAAANSRRWWRNSAIALNTVLPNDLFKRLGVPKLAS
- a CDS encoding IS630 family transposase (programmed frameshift), encoding MGKPYSLDLRKRVVTAIEGGMSRNQAAKRFGVAISTAIGWMQRVEETGSVEPGQMGGHKPKAISGDHAVWLSQRLRDSDFTIRGLVAELAGRGLKVDYHSVWDFVHAEKLSFKKSVVAGERDRPDVARRRSQWTKYQGRVEAERLVFIDETWTRTDMAPLRGWALRGRRLPAKVPHGRWKTMTFLAALRHDRIDAPWFIEGPIDGESFRTYVEKALLPTLRPGDIVVMDNLGSHKSKSVRQLIRSAGAKLFFLPKYSPDLNPIEQVFAKLKHLLRKAAARTVDAVCAVISQLLNAFTPQECANYLKNSGYRT
- the thiD gene encoding bifunctional hydroxymethylpyrimidine kinase/phosphomethylpyrimidine kinase, with the protein product MTIPIALTIAGSDSSGGAGIQADLKSFAALGVYGASVITALTAQNTRGVTGIHQVPADFVSAQIDAVFGDLEVRAVKIGMVAELAVIDAIATGLKKWSPQHIVLDPVMVATSGDRLLAADAVEGLRTKLIPLASLITPNLPEAAALLNEPLAAGEAVIESQGQRLLAMGCPAVLIKGGHGQGAESIDYLVRDSGVIALAAPRITTGNTHGTGCSLSSAIAAGLAKGEDLETAVRHAKAWVSAAIAAADRLGVGHGHGPIHHFHRFY
- a CDS encoding CHRD domain-containing protein, coding for MSKTRTMLATLALGAAVAIAGPAFAEKLKATLDGKAEVPATTSAGKGTADLDYDAATKKLSWKLTYSGLSGPATAAHFHGPAAAGANGGVALAIPNAAASPVEGSATLTDAQAADLMAGKYYINIHTAANPAGEIRGQVTK
- a CDS encoding Lrp/AsnC ligand binding domain-containing protein, translated to MVPFFVQFKCKLGQSYAVANALAEAEIASEIYSTAGDYDLLVKFYVDNDTDIGHFVNEKVQVIPGIQDTHTIITFKAFGPG